The following proteins are encoded in a genomic region of Corylus avellana chromosome ca4, CavTom2PMs-1.0:
- the LOC132177180 gene encoding probable disease resistance protein At4g27220: protein MLEAAAAAAASAAAVELYKDGRELVNCISSQINYANNLESNYNRLMKETDMLCARRDDILAEANKHKTKEVTKKCEYWISRVIKIKEEVRELESKYKKEIRKGNKILGRRSCSKLSKSMAKKCEELHNLWLEGNFETGVLVEKLPEPVRTMHAPKTEGKSSLHWAIKEILDLLRDRNIRRIGLWGMPGIGKTNIMKSLNDNKDIAKMFDIVICVKVSKNWSIKMLQDAITQRLKLNVEGITSPDEIAWRISKELECKRYLLLLDEVWDILDLHVIGIPDNEKDSKVVLATRYRDICFDMETDEQIKLKCLSEDEAYKMFKEKVGRNMNLPGIEPIAKLVASECAGLPLLIDRVARAFRKKDNFELWSDGLRSLRRWPSIEVQGMDESIEFLKFCYEDLNCDDRKFCFLYSALYPEDFEIYIDYLLECWRAEGFIHDANKFRVAREKGHTILHDLINVSLLERSDRMNYVRMNKVLRNMALQISSGSNNFKVLVRTPQEQQQPPNEVEWQHANRISLMDNELCLLPEMPNCKNLSTLLLQRNRDLTLIPESFFGLMQNLRVLDLQGTGIASLPSSISCFMCLRALYLNACVNLMKLPFNIKELMHLEVLDIRNTGINSLPIQIGCLTQLKCLRMSLSNFGMGQSRGVELRRNVLSKLSLLEELRIDVDPNNQRWEEVVKAIIEEVATLTHLTSLSICFPSMDCLEFFISTSPSWKDLYFTFQFSVGHHDSTKYQILDYFEYQIRRCLKFVNGEGVHPASSEVLAETDAFELIGHKGASKLSDFDIKSINRMRGCLIEGCNEIETIVDGDSLQESALEGLEVMCIYNVPKLASIWEGPVHAGSLARLKTLILRKCWSLKTIFSNGMIAQLSELQNLKVEECLEIEEIIMESENMGLEPVVLPSLKTLELLNLPKVRSIWINDSITWSLKIIVISMCPLLTKLPLSNENTINLERIEVQQSWWNALGWQQEAIKEKLQSICRFN from the coding sequence ATGTTGGAGGCAGCAGCTGCTGCAGCAGCTTCTGCAGCAGCAGTTGAGTTGTATAAAGATGGGAGAGAGCTTGTAAATTGCATAAGTAGCCAAATTAATTATGCGAATAATCTGGAAAGCAACTATAACAGGTTAATGAAGGAAACGGACATGTTGTGTGCTAGGAGGGATGATATATTGGCTGAAGCAAACAAACACAAGACAAAGGAGGTCACTAAAAAATGCGAATATTGGATTTCCAGGGTCATAAAGATCAAAGAAGAGGTGCGAGAACTAGAATCCAAGTACAAGAAAGAAAtcaggaaaggaaataaaatattaggtCGGCGTTCGTGTTCAAAACTTAGCAAAAGCATGGCAAAGAAGTGCGAAGAACTACACAATCTTTGGTTAGAGGGAAACTTTGAGACTGGAGTACTAGTTGAGAAATTGCCAGAGCCTGTGAGAACTATGCATGCACCCAAAACAGAAGGCAAGTCATCACTTCACTGGGCTATCAAAGAAATATTGGATCTTCTAAGAGATAGGAATATAAGAAGGATTGGACTTTGGGGAATGCCTGGAATCGGGAAAACAAACATAATGAAGAGCTTGAATGATAATAAAGATATTGCTAAAATGTTTGATATTGTCATTTGTGTAAAGGTATCAAAGAATTGGAGCATAAAAATGTTGCAAGATGCTATTACACAAAGGCTAAAATTGAATGTGGAAGGCATCACTAGCCCTGACGAAATTGCTTGGCGAATATCTAAGGAGTTGGAATGCAAAAGGTATCTCCTTCTTTTGGATGAAGTTTGGGACATTCTTGATCTACATGTGATAGGAATCCCTGACAATGAAAAGGATAGCAAAGTGGTATTGGCGACTAGATATCGTGACATTTGCTTTGATATGGAAACTGATGAGCAAATTAAGTTGAAATGTTTGTCTGAAGATGAGGCATATAAAATGTTCAAAGAAAAAGTGGGTCGAAATATGAATCTTCCAGGTATTGAACCAATAGCCAAGTTAGTTGCTAGTGAATGTGCTGGTTTGCCCCTCTTGATAGACAGGGTAGCGAGAGCTTTTAGAAAGAAGGATAACTTTGAGCTGTGGAGTGATGGACTTAGGAGTTTGCGGAGATGGCCCAGTATTGAAGTCCAAGGCATGGATGAGTCAATTGAATTCTTAAAGTTTTGTTAtgaagatttaaattgtgatgATAGAAAGTTTTGCTTTCTGTACAGTGCACTATATCCTGAAGactttgaaatatatatagattatttgTTGGAATGTTGGAGAGCTGAAGGTTTTATTCATGACGCAAATAAGTTTAGAGTTGCACGTGAAAAAGGGCATACAATACTGCATGACCTTATCAACGTGTCTTTGCTAGAGAGGAGTGACAGGATGAATTATGTAAGGATGAACAAAGTGCTGCGGAATATGGCCCTTCAAATTTCTTCTGGAAGcaataattttaaagttttggtcAGAACCCCTCAGGAGCAGCAACAACCCCCCAATGAGGTAGAATGGCAACATGCAAATCGAATCTCTTTGATGGATAATGAATTGTGCCTTTTACCAGAAATGCCAAATTGCAAGAATCTTTCAACATTGTTACTACAGAGAAATCGGGATTTAACATTAATTCCTGAATCATTCTTTGGACTCATGCAAAATCTACGAGTCTTAGACTTGCAGGGCACTGGAATTGCGTCATTGCCATCATCTATATCTTGCTTCATGTGTCTCAGAGCGCTCTATCTAAATGCTTGTGTCAATTTGATGAAACTCCCATTTAATATTAAAGAGCTTATGCATCTTGAGGTACTTGACATTCGAAATACTGGGATTAATTCTTTGCCAATTCAAATTGGATGTTTGACTCAGTTGAAGTGTTTACGTATGTCATTGTCAAATTTTGGCATGGGACAGTCAAGGGGTGTGGAGCTTCGTAGAAATGTTTTGTCAAAACTTTCTTTATTGGAAGAACTAAGAATTGATGTAGATCCAAATAATCAAAGGTGGGAGGAGGTTGTAAAAGCCATTATTGAGGAGGTGGCTACCTTGACACATTTGACTTCACTTTCGATTTGTTTTCCTAGCATGGACTGTCTTGAGTTTTTCATCTCAACGAGTCCTTCATGGAAGGATCTCTACTTCACATTCCAATTTTCTGTTGGTCACCATGACTCAAccaaatatcaaattcttgACTATTTTGAATATCAAATCAGGAGGTGTTTGAAGTTTGTAAATGGTGAAGGTGTACATCCTGCAAGTTCAGAGGTTCTTGCAGAAACTGATGCATTTGAATTGATCGGCCACAAGGGAGCTTCAAAGCTATCAGATTTTGATATCAAGAGTATCAACAGGATGCGGGGTTGCTTGATTGAAGGATGCAATGAAATTGAAACTATTGTTGATGGTGATAGTTTACAAGAAAGTGCATTGGAAGGCTTAGAAGTGATGTGCATATATAATGTCCCAAAATTAGCAAGCATTTGGGAAGGACCTGTTCATGCTGGAAGCCTAGCACGACTAAAAACTCTGATTTTACGCAAATGTTGGAGTTTAAAGACGATCTTTTCCAATGGTATGATTGCTCAACTCTCTGAACTGCAAAATTTAAAAGTTGAAGAGTGTCTTGAAATTGAAGAGATAATTATGGAATCTGAAAACATGGGGTTGGAACCTGTTGTGCTTCCAAGTTTGAAGACACTAGAACTTCTTAATCTTCCAAAAGTAAGAAGCATCTGGATTAATGACTCAATAACGTGGTCATTGAAGATTATTGTGATATCTATGTGCCCATTATTGACAAAATTGCCCCTCAGCAACGAGAATACAATCAATTTGGAACGTATTGAAGTCCAACAATCATGGTGGAATGCATTGGGATGGCAACAAGAAGCCATTAAAGAAAAGCTACAATCTATATGCCGCTTCAACTAG